From the Primulina tabacum isolate GXHZ01 chromosome 3, ASM2559414v2, whole genome shotgun sequence genome, one window contains:
- the LOC142541082 gene encoding uncharacterized protein LOC142541082, with the protein MVKPLKLNYPLLILSCRRCPFLSFSSKPDLYNQRRREDQDFSNLVCRVRELLSNVQIPWAESSELESLTSKLKPYHVVKIIDTHSCTDSVLRFFFWVSKKHFYKHDMSCYISMLNRLLKDKKYAPADHVRIMMIKACKNNAEIRMVADSLNEITKMGLFYSLYSYNTLLLQFNKFEMVVEAQNVYKELLSNGIKPNLLTLNAMINILSKKGKVQEAGIIMSHIYQFEMLPDVFTYTSLILGHCRNGMLDKAFSVFDKMVAKGIDPNAVTYNTLINGLCDHGRVDDALWKMEMMIKNGIEPNVYSYTVPITSLLAISRVDEAFALVARMKKRGCIPNVQTYTSLISGLAKMGLPEVAIGLYHKMVRNGLVPSSVTYNALINEFCDRGKLDNALKIFYGMDRRSHLANTETYNAMMKGFCMIGNVERAMVLLDEMLKVGPNPNIVTYNTIIDGYVKHGHLDNARRLMEVMKENGCKPDQWTYSELVFGYCERGRLDEAFALFEEMMQKDLFPNLVTYTTLIDGLCKKGKVDKALILFGKMHVTGLHPNIETYNAVLNGLSKDRKLFELLQMFNKMTENGLIPTVITYTTLIDGLCRNDGISLAFKIFYEMERRRYSPNLYTYSLLIYGLCLEGRVDDAEMILKEMEMKNIYPDQVTYTSLIDGFLTHGKLCHAFSLLHRMINAGCEPNYRTYLVLLKGLQKECLMISEKIVDEHNTVNSNFSGEEIITLDILCILLERMTEIGCEPSVDTYSTLISGLCKDGKIYEVDQLIKYMKEKGLSPNESIYCSLISAYCKNLRVEPALDVLNLLTVAGFKAPLSIYKALICALCKSERGKEAKEMFENMLDKQWNNDEIVWTILIDGLLKEGESKLCLNLLHTMKSQNCRISKQTYVMLAKEMSKTDKPVGGNQPADIC; encoded by the coding sequence ATGGTAAAGCCCCTTAAACTCAATTATCCGCTTCTAATTCTCAGCTGCAGGCGCTGCCCTTTTCTCAGTTTCTCCTCGAAACCCGACCTTTATAATCAGAGGCGACGTGAAGATCAGGACTTCTCGAACCTGGTGTGTAGAGTCCGTGAATTATTATCCAATGTGCAAATCCCATGGGCGGAAAGCTCAGAACTTGAATCATTGACTTCAAAGCTAAAACCCTATCACGTCGTGAAAATTATCGATACCCACAGCTGCACTGACTCAGTTCTGCGGTTCTTTTTCTGGGTCTCAAAGAAGCATTTTTACAAACATGATATGAGCTGTTATATATCCATGTTGAATAGGCTTTTGAAGGATAAGAAATATGCCCCCGCAGACCATGTTAGGATCATGATGATTAAAGCTTGTAAAAACAATGCAGAGATTAGGATGGTTGCTGATTCATTGAATGAGATCACTAAGATGGGACTTTTTTACAGTCTATATAGTTATAATACTCTTTTGCTTCAATTTAACAAATTTGAAATGGTCGTTGAGGCCCAGAATGTGTATAAAGAATTGCTCAGCAATGGGATCAAACCTAATTTATTGACTTTGAATGCAATGATCAATATTTTGAGCAAGAAGGGGAAGGTACAGGAGGCTGGGATTATAATGAGTCACATTTATCAGTTTGAAATGCTTCCAGATGTGTTCACTTATACATCTTTGATTCTTGGGCATTGTAGGAATGGAATGTTGGATAAAGCATTCAGTGTTTTTGATAAGATGGTAGCGAAAGGGATTGACCCAAATGCAGTGACGTATAACACGCTTATAAATGGGCTATGTGATCATGGAAGAGTTGACGATGCTTTGTGGAAGATGGAGATGATGATCAAGAATGGGATTGAACCAAATGTGTACTCATACACGGTTCCCATAACATCATTACTCGCTATTTCGCGTGTTGATGAGGCTTTTGCTCTTGTTGCTAGAATGAAAAAGAGAGGTTGCATTCCTAATGTGCAGACATATACATCTCTGATAAGTGGATTGGCAAAGATGGGTCTACCGGAGGTAGCAATAGGATTGTACCACAAGATGGTAAGAAATGGTTTGGTTCCTTCATCCGTTACGTACAATGCACtgataaatgaattttgtgACAGAGGGAAACTAGATAATGCTTTAAAAATCTTTTATGGGATGGATCGACGCAGCCACTTGGCAAATACAGAAACTTATAATGCCATGATGAAAGGATTCTGCATGATTGGAAATGTTGAAAGGGCTATGGTTCTACTTGATGAAATGCTGAAGGTTGGACCTAATCCTAATATAGTTACATACAACACAATCATTGATGGATATGTTAAACATGGTCATCTGGATAATGCTAGGAGGTTGATGGAGGTGATGAAGGAAAATGGATGCAAACCAGATCAATGGACATATTCTGAACTTGTTTTTGGTTATTGTGAAAGAGGTCGACTTGATGAAGCTTTTGCACTATTTGAGGAAATGATGCAGAAAGATTTGTTCCCAAATCTGGTGACTTATACCACTTTGATTGATGGTTTGTGCAAAAAAGGAAAAGTTGACAAGGCATTGATTTTATTTGGAAAGATGCATGTGACTGGTTTGCATCCAAATATTGAAACTTACAATGCTGTTCTCAATGGGTTATCCAAAGACAGAAAGCTATTTGAATTGCTTCAAATGTTCAATAAGATGACAGAAAATGGGTTGATTCCTACTGTGATCACATATACAACTTTAATAGATGGACTCTGCAGGAATGATGGAATTAGTCTTGCTTTCAAAATTTTCTATGAAATGGAGAGAAGAAGGTACTCACCAAACCTGTATACATACAGTTTGTTAATCTATGGATTGTGTCTGGAAGGCCGGGTTGATGATGCAGAGATGATACTAAAAGAAATGgagatgaaaaatatatatcctGATCAGGTGACATATACTTCACTGATTGATGGGTTCTTGACTCATGGAAAACTATGTCATGCATTTTCACTGCTTCATCGGATGATTAACGCGGGCTGCGAACCCAACTATAGGACTTACCTTGTGCTGCTCAAAGGCTTGCAGAAAGAATGTCTTATGATTTCAGAGAAAATTGTGGACGAACACAACACTGTAAATAGCAATTTCTCAGGTGAAGAGATTATTACTTTGGATATCTTATGTATTCTCTTGGAAAGGATGACTGAGATTGGCTGTGAACCTtctgttgatacatattctactTTAATTTCCGGTCTGTGTAAGGATGGCAAAATTTATGAGGTAGATCAGTTGATTAAATACATGAAAGAGAAAGGACTAAGTCCTAATGAATCAATATATTGTTCTCTGATCAGTGCTTATTGCAAGAATCTGAGAGTTGAACCTGCTCTTGATGTACTGAATTTGCTAACTGTTGCTGGCTTCAAGGCTCCCCTGTCAATTTATAAAGCACTTATATGTGCTCTCTGCAAAAGTGAACGGGGGAAAGAGGCTAAAGAGATGTTTGAGAACATGCTTGATAAACAATGGAATAATGATGAGATTGTGTGGACTATCTTGATTGATGGCCTGCTCAAAGAGGGGGAATCAAAATTGTGCTTGAATCTTCTTCACACGATGAAATCCCAGAATTGCCGTATTAGTAAGCAGACTTATGTAATGCTTGCAAAGGAAATGTCTAAAACTGACAAACCAGTTGGTGGAAACCAACCTGCTGATATATGCTAG
- the LOC142538723 gene encoding uncharacterized protein LOC142538723 codes for MGVSEILIETELKRFRSFQPPILKGTETPVDCENWLEDIEMLFEFLGFTDECRVTLIGNQLQEIARNWWLITKGALEQRSSRITWKIFKVEFYHKFFPVSYRQDKSAEFSNLRHGHLSIDEYLAQFFTLLRFVPHVARNDEAISDQFIRGLNPEIRTLVNVKQPINFVDTLNRAKRAEMVLWDKRGHHMIFQP; via the coding sequence ATGGGGGTGTCAGAAATTTTGATAGAAACAGAGTTGAAGAGGTTTcggtcatttcaaccgccgattctgaagggtaccgAGACACCagtcgattgtgagaattggctcgaagacatagaaatgctatttgagtTTCTTGGTTTTACAGATGAGTGTAGAGTTACACTGATTGGGAACCAACTACAGGAGATTGCAAGGAATTGGTGGCTAATAACCAAAGGAGCTTTGGAACAACGTAGTTCACGAATTACttggaaaatttttaaggttGAATTCTATCACAAATTTTTCCCCGTATCATATAGACAAGACAAAAGTGCAGAGTTTTCAAATCTGAGACATGGTCACTTaagtattgatgagtatttggcccagttctttACTTTACTACGTTTTGTCCCTCATGTGGCTagaaatgatgaagctatatCTGATCAGTTCATTCGGGGATTGAACCCGGAGATACGTACATTAGTGAATGTGAAACAACCGATTAATTTTGTCGATACATTAAACcgagccaaaagagcagaaatGGTTTTATGGGACAAAAGGGGGCATCATATGATCTTCCAGCCCTGA